In Miscanthus floridulus cultivar M001 chromosome 8, ASM1932011v1, whole genome shotgun sequence, the sequence tgTCGAAGTCGCACGtctcggagtcgatggaggacgtctctccgacgggtgccgggtcacgaacctcctcgtggaggtggagtacgccgagccgatcggcgacgaagtccaggctctcGAAGCGGAAGGCCTAGAGTGGCTCGAAGATGTGTAGAACCCGCATCTCGGTGGGCGAGGgtgcggggaactccagcgagctaaaacgaatcgtatcgcctgagcccgccatggcgggggtggcggaaaaatgggccatccgattaccaaaaaagtgttgaacgtacaacgtctttcccacggacgacgccaactatcgatgcagaaagtgaccaactagtaaatatttatagttttgctgtacgttgtgatcggaggtggcctagcactcaatgacacaggatttatactggttcaggcaacgtgccctacgtctagtcagagtcggtcggtgactttatttctgagcccaagtgctcggagtctgtagtggggttacaaatgagaggagaaaggagggggtatacaagaggtttgGATAGCTCCGACcagaagggttgcggtcggaacttggtggtcctacgGTTGTAAGGGACtgatatcgatctagtgagtctgagcttgaagaaaacGACCCCCCTTGGTTGGAGGGagggcatccccttttatagataaaggggatgactTTTAcagatgagagggagagagtacaaatATTTCTAAGCCTTTCTGCCTACGATGATGAAaattggataatggttgaagccccccaatactgtcgatgtcgctgtaggatgttagatgtgcacggggggttgagctatcttcttcagaaaggatggacgccggtacctgtaaatacttctggatgcctttGTGGCAGGTGAGGAgacgcgctatgttcacccggtatggcaaatcctggagcccataccgcgatcgatgtccagagacacgaggagggcttaccatatgggaggttctagcggcccctacaacactttgtgtcagggtggctgcagagtactgtttcgtgcagggtatggtccctggtacagtggttttgacttgtgagtcaTACCTTGCCTTTTtccacacgtcttctggttccctccgaaCGAGATGCCCCTGGTCGGATGACTCCAGTCGGCTCTCGGTGCGTCGGTCGcagaagagcggtgagtaggcttcctacgagccccggtcgcggggtcggagtagaAAGCAGCGTTTTGGGTCAAGCCTTCCGATTAGAGAGACTGCtcggagacggctggtgcctgaagcgagtgctccggtcgaagaggtgggccgaagaagttgattaGCGGGCGCCTGTTCTTAAGGGTAGACCTCCCGGTCGACGACCGAACTTCCCTTCCGGCCCGCTGTATTTTAGTTTTTTGGCCTGGCCCATGAAAcatatgttgttttcctgggccgagcccgggcgtggaagaCGGTcttcgagggaccccgggtttatgaacctgacaattTAAGTTTTCAAAATCTTGATTGAAGTTGCCatatattgaaattcaaaatttatcaaatgaaaagatgaccaaaatataagttgcacatcttgatgagttctacaactttgatgtttacaacattttcattttaaattattttttatcttaaaattcaattcgaagttcacaaattcaaattttcaatttttaaataTTATTTTTATCTTAAATCTATATATAAGTAAATTTTTATGTGTACTAGAAAATATAACAAATTATTTTTATTACttttatacatttatatatacaTTTACACATTTATAAAAAAATGTAAAAATAATATTTAAAAATATGTAAAAATATTTATAGGAACGACTAAATCAGAAACCACTCCTATAAatatatttgtaggagcggctggtccTCAGAGCTGTCCCTATAAATGACTCTGAATATATATTCTAGAGCACAGTCGGCCCACtcatcccctcctctctctctcttacgCTCCCGAGTCGCGACGCGACGGCGCAGGGCGACCTCGGCGGTGGCCGGCCCTCCACGCGGCGGCAGCAcccttgtcctcctcctcttccttctccttctcctcctggcCCTCCACCACTCCCCTTCCTCCTCGCGACGCAAGGCAGCGGGTCGCAGCGGCGCGAACGGCAGCCTAGGGTTTGGCCCCTCCGTCGCCGGTCGTCCCCACAGGCGCGCACCACCACGGCGGCATCGCAGGCCGTTCCCACGGACTGTCCctagcggtggcgccccagggaCGGCCTATCCCTGCGCAGCGGCCCTTGGCGGCGGCGTCCTGCCATCGGAGCCGCGCGgtgtcctcctcgcctcctcgCCGGTCGCCGCCCTCCACCTCCGCCTGGCGCGCCATACACCTCCTCGCTCACCTTCGCGTCCTACGCGTCGTTCCACGCCTCCCGCAAGCCGCCGAGCATCGTCAAGGCCGTGCTCTCCGTGGACTGGGCCCCCTTCTCGAGCGCCTGGGGCCCGCACAGCCTCGGCGAGCTCGACGTCACCTTCCTCTCCTCCTACGCGCTCGCCATGTTCGCCGCGGGCCACCTCGCTGACCGCGCCGACCTCCGCCGCCTCCTCGTCACGGCCATGCTCGCGTCCGGCGCCGCGTGCGCCGCGCTCGGCGCCGCCTACTTCCTCGATGTCCACGTGCTCGGCTTCTTCGTGGCCGCGCAGGTTGCCAGCGGCGTCGTCCAGTCCGCCGGGTGGCCCTGCGTGGTCGCCGTCGTCGGGAACTGGTTCGGCCACGCCTCCAAGCGCGGCACCATCATGGGGGTGTGGAACTCGCACACCTCCATCGGGAACATCGCCGGCTCGGTCCTCGCCGCGGCCGTGCTCGAGTTCGGATGGGGCTGGTCCTTCTTGGTTCCTGCGGTCGTCATCGCCGCGCTTGGAATTGTCATGCTGGTGTTCTTGGTCGCGCACCCGATCGAGGCTGGCTTGGAGGTGGAGGTAATGGAGGTTGAGATGAATGGGGATGGTGGGGAGGAGGTAGGGCTGCTTGGGGAGGATAAGAAAGAGGTTCAAGGGGATGAGGATGACGAGTTCGAGCTGGAAATGGGATCACAATTGCCGAGAGCAATCGGGTTCGTGGAGGCATGGAAACTGCCTGGCGTGGCGCCATTTGCATTCTGCCTATTTTTCTCCAAGCTCGTTGCCTACACCTTCCTCTACTGGTTGCCATTCTATATCAGAAATAATGGTATGTGCTCATTTGTTCATACATTTATTTTTGTATTTATCACATTAACAATGGTAGTATATGTGCTTGTTACTTGATCATAGTTCGCACTCAAATCTGATGGTACTGTATTTCCAAGGATTGGGCTGTGAAAATATCAGTCAATGAATTCTGTTCTTGCCAGCAATTGCAGTTTCATGTTTCAGACCAGATAGATGATTCTTATAGTTTCAATCAGTTGAATTGGTAGATACTGTTATGATCCTTAGATCATTGGGGGATAACCATTGCCAGGAAGCATGGTACAGATCTAGCTCTAGATGTACCTGCCTTGGTATTACCACCTGAGAATTTACAAATAGGTAGATAATACATTGAAGTGCTGACAAATATATTTTCAGCCACAAACTGTACGTATGACTGCCAGATTATTAGTACTTGACGTTTTCCTAGCCTGGGTTAGTATATAGATTGAAATACATTTGATTCACCGATCACTACGGGTTTATATTTTGTTTTATTCTCAGCAGAATCCCGCAAGGAAGTGTTTATACCCCAACATAGAAACACCAATCCAATATAGCATATCAGCTTAAGCATTTCTTAGTCATGATGCCTTCCTATCTTGGATTAGTAGATTGTAATACATCTGGTTCATCATGTGTTCATAATTTGGTTAAGGTCAGGCagaatctcaaaaaaaaaatgttgACCAAATTATTTTAATCTAAATCTTTAGTGTTTGCAATAAGAATAAATGTTGCTCCTTATAGATCTTCAGGTAAGAATATGAGTGTGCAGACTACGGAGTCAAGGAAATTTTTATAGCTTTGCATAATCTGTGTCTTGACTAGGACCTATTAGAGTTAGGAAATTGGAAGTATGCAATTGATAAACAATATGTGTGGAGAATCTTGGTGTCTGTATATGTTCTATATTTAATGCAATGAGTGAGGTATTGAGGTTGGAATAACACCATCCAAATTTCCTGACTTAGTTCATATTAATGTTCAGTCTTGGGATCCTGAATAATTTCTCTGTACATCATACTTGATCTTTTTGTGGGTCACTTGATTTCATGGAATCATAATTGTAGCTGGTTATCTTGGTTACAGCAATGAAGAAAATCACAAGTATTTTCCAATGACAATCCTGTGTTTCATTTTATCACCATGGCTCATAATAGTCTGTATGTACTCTGTAAATTGGCAGCTTTGTAGATGTACTTCTAGAGATCTGTATGAGTAATTCATATGTTTTACCCAGATTAGTTCAAGGTCTTCAGATAGGTTAGTGCTGCTAGTTAGTTTATGAACATTGtatattttttttgaagcttAAGTACCTAACCATACAGTTTAAGTATTCCTGGAAAAGCAGATTAGCACTGCTACTAGTTGGTTTATGAACATTGTTGTGATTTTAGCAATCCTAATTGCCTAATGCCCTAAACATACGACATAAGTGTTCCTGCAAAAGCAGCCTTTTTGTATACCTGTATCACTGTATGGTAGCTTGTCGTTTTGTTGTAAAAAATATATGTTATATCATGCTTTTTTTTCGTTAAAAAAAAGTCATGGATGTTTGACAGTTTTATTTACAGAATTTCTTTTAGTTTGATATAAAGATGGACTTGTCTTCAGATAATAAACGATGAAGATGGGTGCAAAATTGGAGGTTGCACAACACAGGCTTGAGGCTTTCTTCAGCTGATAGCAGATGTCGCCTAGTAACCGATCGTCCAAAGGTTAATTTTTTTTACTGTTTTTTTATTTACTTTAGTATATGTGTCTTTGGTTGTAAAATTGGAGGTCTTTTATTTGCTTGCATACCTCATAATTCTGAGCACTATTTCTGCTTCCTATCCAAAAATGATGTAGATCAAGGAATTTAGGGGTACATGATCCAAAGCTGAATTTTACAGTTCCATAACTAGGCCATTTGTTGTCTCAATTAGCGCTCAGCCCCATATTTTTTTAGATGCAGCTAGGCGCACACACTGAGGGCTTTAGTTGTATACCCCCATTTTATTTACTTCTGTTTCTTCTCAATTGTGGCTTCAAATAACTTTCATTAACGGTGCCTAAGTTTTTGTGAACTTGGGAACAACACTTTAGCTCCATAGGTTACtatcttatttatttttttaaaattttgttTAGGCTCTCTTTAGTTATATATCCATAGTTTACTAACTTGTGTTACGAGCCTAGTTACTTTGGAGGTGTGCTTACTAATAAGGAAAGTTAATCAGTTAATTATATTTTTGCAGGTGTGCATGAGCTGTCCAGTGTGCATGAGCCCAGTTACTTTATATTGATTCTTAAGatatatacatatcgacaat encodes:
- the LOC136470554 gene encoding putative glycerol-3-phosphate transporter 5, translating into MEEGAHRVEFRSGDAHGIEGVDVQDVEAATAIHQHPRKPLLADDGVDDERIASWDGLSLRSGPWRRRPAIGAARCPPRLLAGRRPPPPPGAPYTSSLTFASYASFHASRKPPSIVKAVLSVDWAPFSSAWGPHSLGELDVTFLSSYALAMFAAGHLADRADLRRLLVTAMLASGAACAALGAAYFLDVHVLGFFVAAQVASGVVQSAGWPCVVAVVGNWFGHASKRGTIMGVWNSHTSIGNIAGSVLAAAVLEFGWGWSFLVPAVVIAALGIVMLVFLVAHPIEAGLEVEVMEVEMNGDGGEEVGLLGEDKKEVQGDEDDEFELEMGSQLPRAIGFVEAWKLPGVAPFAFCLFFSKLVAYTFLYWLPFYIRNNDNKR